In Streptomyces sp. NBC_00483, a single window of DNA contains:
- the ureG gene encoding urease accessory protein UreG: MHLGHSHDEASAVSADAQRPDGTRRALRIGLGGPVGSGKTATVAALCRALREELSLAVVTNDIYTREDAAFLLREAVLPPERITAVETGACPHTAIRDDISANLEAVEDLEDEVGPLDLILIESGGDNLTATFSKGLIDAQIFVIDVAGGDDIPRKGGPGVTTADLLVINKTDLAPHVGSDLARMEADAKEARAELPVVLQSLRSEVGVGDVAAWVRAQLAAWTA; this comes from the coding sequence ATGCACCTTGGACACTCCCACGACGAAGCCTCCGCCGTTTCCGCCGACGCTCAGCGGCCCGACGGTACGCGGCGTGCCCTGCGGATCGGGCTCGGTGGGCCCGTCGGTTCGGGCAAGACCGCCACTGTCGCCGCGCTGTGCCGCGCGCTGCGCGAGGAGCTCTCGCTCGCCGTCGTCACGAACGACATCTACACGCGCGAGGACGCCGCCTTCCTGCTGCGCGAGGCCGTGCTGCCGCCCGAGCGGATCACCGCCGTGGAGACCGGCGCCTGCCCGCACACCGCGATCCGTGACGACATCTCCGCGAACCTGGAGGCCGTCGAGGACCTGGAGGACGAGGTCGGCCCGCTCGACCTGATCCTCATCGAGTCCGGCGGCGACAACCTCACCGCCACCTTCTCCAAGGGACTCATCGACGCGCAGATCTTCGTGATCGACGTCGCGGGCGGCGACGACATCCCGCGCAAGGGCGGACCCGGCGTCACCACCGCCGACCTGCTCGTCATCAACAAGACCGACCTCGCCCCGCACGTCGGCTCCGACCTGGCGCGGATGGAGGCCGACGCCAAGGAGGCGCGGGCCGAACTCCCCGTCGTGCTGCAGTCCCTGCGCTCCGAGGTCGGCGTCGGGGACGTCGCGGCCTGGGTGCGGGCGCAGCTCGCCGCGTGGACCGCGTGA
- a CDS encoding urease accessory protein UreD, whose protein sequence is MSAGVRSTARIVARGDGRGATALPVMEGEGSFALRRTRGASADEARVMLVGVMSGPLGGDHLTVEARAEEGAHLHVGSIAATIALPGQNKGEAHYDVRLDVAEGARLDWLPEQLISAGGSDLRVNTRAELAPGARLVLREEQVLGRVAEEPGRLTSRLTVYRAGRPLLDQELACGPGAPGGWDGPAVLAGHRALGQLVVVRPEFETEKPSAALLDEAGTAALTPLAGPAVLVTAVAPDALQLRRTLDEVLGRLA, encoded by the coding sequence GTGAGCGCCGGAGTCCGGTCCACCGCCCGGATCGTCGCGCGCGGCGACGGGCGGGGCGCGACCGCGCTGCCCGTCATGGAGGGCGAGGGCTCGTTCGCGCTGCGCCGTACGCGCGGCGCGAGCGCCGACGAGGCCCGCGTCATGCTCGTCGGCGTCATGAGCGGCCCGCTCGGCGGCGACCACCTCACCGTGGAGGCGCGCGCCGAGGAGGGCGCGCATCTGCACGTGGGCTCCATCGCCGCGACCATCGCCCTGCCGGGGCAGAACAAGGGCGAGGCCCACTACGACGTACGGCTCGACGTCGCCGAAGGGGCCCGCCTCGACTGGCTCCCGGAGCAGTTGATCTCGGCGGGCGGAAGCGATCTGCGAGTGAACACGCGCGCCGAACTCGCGCCGGGCGCGCGGCTCGTGCTCCGCGAGGAGCAGGTGCTCGGGCGCGTGGCGGAGGAGCCGGGTCGGCTCACCAGCCGGCTGACCGTGTACCGGGCCGGGCGTCCGCTGCTCGACCAGGAGCTGGCCTGCGGACCAGGCGCACCCGGCGGCTGGGACGGTCCCGCCGTCCTCGCCGGCCATCGGGCCCTCGGTCAACTGGTCGTCGTACGCCCGGAGTTCGAGACGGAGAAGCCGTCCGCCGCCCTTCTCGACGAGGCCGGAACGGCCGCGCTCACGCCCCTCGCGGGCCCCGCCGTACTGGTCACGGCGGTCGCGCCGGACGCCCTGCAACTGCGCCGGACACTCGACGAGGTGCTCGGCCGACTGGCCTGA
- a CDS encoding urease accessory protein UreF, whose protein sequence is MTRAALLVLADGRFPAGGHAHSGGAEAAVKAGRITGAASLEDFCRGRLYTSGAVTAALAAAAALGIDPGTLDEAADARTPSAALRVAARKLGRQMMRAARATWPHPELDVLARQFPKGAHQPVVLGLAARAAGLGAEDAAYCSAYEGVGGAATAVVRLLSLDPFDATGVLARLAPEVDRVVADAVEAARRAVDLGVDALPAGSAPLLEIGAEAHAAWPVRLFAS, encoded by the coding sequence ATGACGCGCGCCGCACTGCTCGTCCTGGCCGACGGCCGCTTCCCCGCCGGAGGGCATGCCCACTCCGGCGGGGCGGAGGCCGCCGTCAAGGCGGGGCGCATCACCGGCGCGGCGAGCCTTGAGGACTTCTGCCGGGGCCGCCTGTACACCAGCGGCGCCGTGACCGCCGCCCTCGCCGCGGCGGCCGCGCTCGGCATCGACCCCGGGACGCTCGACGAGGCAGCCGACGCGCGTACGCCGTCGGCCGCGCTGCGGGTCGCCGCCCGCAAGCTCGGGCGGCAGATGATGCGGGCCGCGCGCGCCACCTGGCCGCATCCCGAACTCGACGTCCTGGCGCGGCAGTTCCCCAAGGGGGCGCATCAGCCCGTCGTGCTCGGGCTCGCCGCTCGGGCCGCCGGGCTTGGTGCGGAGGACGCCGCGTACTGCTCCGCGTACGAAGGGGTGGGTGGGGCGGCGACCGCCGTGGTGCGGTTGTTGAGCCTCGACCCGTTCGATGCGACCGGAGTTCTGGCGCGGCTTGCGCCTGAGGTGGACCGGGTGGTCGCGGATGCCGTGGAGGCGGCGCGGCGGGCGGTCGACCTGGGTGTCGATGCGTTGCCCGCCGGGTCCGCCCCGCTGCTGGAGATCGGCGCGGAGGCCCATGCGGCCTGGCCCGTGCGGCTGTTCGCGTCCTAG